The region CTTGAATGGGTGGGGCTTTATGCCCCGGCCCCGCCGCCGAGCACGGTGACCGCGCGGCGGTTCTGCGACCAACAGGAGATGTCGTTGCAGACCGCGACCGGACGCTCCTTGCCGTAGGACACGGTACGGAAGCGGTTGCCCGGGATGCCGCGGGAGATCAGGTAGTCGCGGACGACCTGGGCGCGGCGGGCGGACAGCGAGTAGTTGTACTCGCGGGTGCCGCGCTCGTCCGCATGGCCTTCGAGGATGAAGGTGTATTGCGGGTAGCGCTGCAGCCACTGGGCCTGCTTGTCGAGGGTCGCGACCGCCGTGGGGGTGAGGTCGGTCGAGTCGGTCTCGAAGAACACGCGGTCACCCACGTTGACGACGAAATCCTGGGCGCTGCCCGGGGTGGCGGCACCGCCGGCCCCGAAGCCTCCGGCTCCATCGGCCATACCATCTTTGTTGGACGAACACGCCGCCGCCCCGAGGGCGAGGACGATAGCAGCGGCGAACTTGACGGCGCGCAGCGTCATCATTGGCAATACTCCTTACACATACGTTTGCCGAACGTTGTGTCTTTCATATCGGGAGGATGGTTAAGGGAGGGTTCCGTCAACCGCGAAGGGACTTCCGGGGATTAAGGTGAATTATGGCCAAGTTGTGGAAGTTGGGGTTAGGGTTAATCAAGTGTGAACGGTTTCGGGCTGCCGCGTTTATTCCTACCCCAAAGTTAGGAGAATGCCGGCCGATGAAGCTGGGCTGCTGCCGATTGCCTGTTTCGAGCGTTGAGAGGTCATGAACATCGTGACGACCCAGCCCGGAAGCCATGCGCATCCCTATCGCAAAGCCCTGGACGATCTGCGCCTCGAGCGCGCCTTCTCGCGCATCGCCGACAGCGACCTGCGCCAGGGCAACGCCATCGCCCTCCTCCGCGATTCGCGGGAGAACTATCCCGCTTGGCTGAAGGCGATCCGGTCGGCGAAGGAAGTCGTCCATTTCGAGAACTTCATCATCGCCGATGACGATACGGGACGCGAGTTCGCCGAGGCCCTGATGGAACGTGCCCGCGCCGGCGTTCGTGTGCGGGTGCTCTACGACTGGCTCGGATCCTCGTTCCGCGCCCTGCCCCATTACTGGCGTCGGCTCCGTGAGGCGGGCGTCGAGGCCCGCGTCTTCAATCCGCCCCGCCTGACCGACCCGTTCTGGATCCGGCGCAACCATCGCAAGCTGATCACGGTCGACGGGCGCATCGCCTTCGTGTCGGGCCTGTGCATCTCCGACAACTGGGTCGGCAAGAACGGCGCCGAGCCATGGCGCGACACCGGCCTTTCCCTTGAAGGCCCGGTGGTGGCCGACCTCGATGCGACCTTCGCCGAGAGCTGGGTTCTCGCGGGCATGAAGGCGATCCCGAAATCCGAGCTGCCCCATGCGGACCTGATCCCGCAGGCCGGCTCGGTGGCCGCCCGGGTCATCAGCGGCGAACCCGGCATGTTCCGGACCTACCGGGTCGACCAGTTCATCGCCGCGACGGCCCAGCGCAACCTCTGGCTCACGGACGCCTATTTCGTCGCCACGACATCCTACGTGCAGGCTCTGGGCGAAGCCGCCCGCGACGGGGTGGACGTGCGGCTCCTCGTTCCCGGATCGAGCGACGTCCCCGCCCTGCAGCCGGTGGTGCGCGCCGGCTATCGCTCGCTGATCGAGGCCGGGATCCGGGTCTTCGAGTGGAACGGCTCGATGCTCCATGCCAAGACCGCCGTGGTCGATGGCCGCTGGGCGCGCGTCGGCTCCACCAATCTCAACATTGCCAGCTGGGCGACCAACTGGGAGCTCGACGTGGTGGTCGAGGACGCCCATTTCGCCGAAGCCATGGAGGCGATGTACCTGGCGGATCTCGCCAATGCGACCGAGATCGTGCCCGGCTGGCAGTCGAGACGCCGTCAGGCCCGGAACATGCGCTCGCGCCGGGGCCACCGCTTCAAGAAAGGCGGCGTCCGCCGGCTGGCGGCGGGTGCCCTCGCCCTGTCGAGCACGGTCGGCAAGGCCGTCGGCTCGCGCTCGCTCACGGCCACCGAGGCGAGCAGCGTCGCCATCATCGGCGGAGCGCTGCTGGCGCTGGCCATCCTGGTAACGGCCTTCCCCGTCCTGATCGTGTCGCCGATCGTCATCGGTCTCATTTGGCTCGGCCTCGCGCTCCTCATCCGCGCCCTCCGCCTCAAGCGCCGCGTGCGCCTCAGACGCCGCAAGCTTGCCCTGCGGCGCAGGCTGACCAAGATCAGAGAGAGCGAGACTTCGCCGGGAGAGTAGAAGCCGAACGAAGAACCGGGAAACCAACGGTCAAGCTTGGCGTTTCTGGAGCAGGCGCATCGTGCGGAAAAGTGGATCCGGTTTTCCGCACCGAACGATGCGCCCGTCCAAGAGTGAGGCATCGGATCGAATCCCAAAAGTGCGATCCACTTTTGGGTCCGATGCTCAAGGCTGAATGTCCCTTTTCGAGGAGGACTTCCTATGGCTACAGGCACCACCGGCCCTTTCGACACCCTTGACCGCACCCATGCCATGAGCCGGATCCTGGCCCAGAACTGGTGGGCCCTGGCTCTTCGCGGCGTCTTCGCGATCATCTTCGCGCTCATCGCCTTCTTCATGCCCGGAGCCACGCTCCTGTCGCTGGTCTGGGTCTTCGCCGCCTATATGCTGGTCGACGGCGTGTTCGGGATCATCGCCGCGGTCAGGGCCGCGTCCAACAACCAGCGCTGGGGCCTCCTGATCCTCGAAGGGATCCTGGACATCCTGGTCGGCGTCATCGCGTTCATGATGCCGGGACTGACGGTCGTGTTCTTCGTCACCCTGATGGCCGTGTGGTCGCTGATCACCGGCGTCCTGATGATCGTCGCGGCGTTCAAGCTGAACCCGGCCTACGGCCGCGGCTGGATGATCTTCAGCGGCATCGTGTCGGTGCTCTTCGGCGTCTCGCTGCTGGTGGCGCCTCTCGTGGGCGCCGTGGTGCTGACCTGGTGGCTGGGAGCCTACGCGCTCGTGTTCGGCATTTCGCTCCTGATGCTCGCGTTCAAGCTCAAGGGCTACAGGGACGAACCCGGCGGCGCGACGCCGCTGCGGGCCTGAGCCATAAAAAAGGGCCCCGCCGGGGCCCTTTTCTCGTCTGATCAGTTGCTCTGCCGGCTTTCGCTCAACAGCGGCGACCAGGTCGGGTCGGACGCGAAGGACGGGGTCGGCACCGGCTGCTCCACGCGGCCGGTGATGTCGACCATGTAGAGCTTGCCGCCGGCCTGTCCGCCTGGATCGCGGAAGAACAGGATGTACTGACCGTTCGGCGCCCAGGTCGGGCTCTCGTTGTGGAAGCCTTCCGTCAGGATGCGCTCGCCCGAGCCGTCGGGCTTCATGATGCCGATGGCGAAGCCGCCCGCGCGCTGCTTGGTGAAGGCGATGTAGTCGCCGCGCGGCGACCAGGCCGGCTGCGAATAGGAGCCGTCGCCGAAGGAGATGCGGCGCTGGTTCGAGCCGTCCGCGTTCATGGCATAGATCTGCTGCTTGCCGCCGCGGTCGCTCTCGAACACGATCTGGCTGCCGTCCGGCGAGAAGGACGGCGAGGTGTCGATGGCGGCGGTGGAGGTCAGGCGCGTGGTGTTGCGCGAGCCCAGGTCCATCATGAAGATGTTGGCGTTGCCGCCCTGCTGCAGACTCATGACGATCCGCTGTCCGTCCGGCGCGAAGCGCGGCGAGGAGGCCATGTCGGGGAAGTTGCCGAGCACCTGGCGGGTGCCGGTCTCCAGGTTGATCACCTGGACGCGCGGCTGTTGGCCCTCGGCCTGGGCCGAATAGGTGATGTCCTGCGTGGCGGGCGAGTAGCGCGGCGTCACGACCGACGTGTCTCCTTGAGTCAGGTAGCGCACGTTCGCGCCGTCCTGGTCCATGATCGCGAGCCGCTTGCGGCGGTTCTCCTTCGGACCCGATTCATCGACGAACACGATGCGCGTGTCGAAGAAGCCGCCGAAGCCCGTCACCTTGGTGTAGACCGCATCCGAGATGATGTGGCCGACGCGGCGCCAGAAATTGGCGTCAGTCACGTATTGCTGGCCGGTGAGCTGCTGGCCCGACTCGATGTCCCACAGGCGGAACTCGGCGCGAAGACGGCCCGCCGGATCGCGCGAGACGCGGCCCGTGACGAGGGCCTGCGCGCCCGCCATCCTCCAGGCGTCGAAACGCGGCGCAGCGTCGAAGGACGGACGCTCCGGGAAACGGGACTTGTCGAGCGGCGCGAAGTAGCCCGAGCGCTGCAGGTTGCTCGTGATGATGCCGGAGACCCGCTGGCCGAGATCGCCCTCGCCGGAGAAATCGGCAACGGCGATGGGCATGGGCTGGAACTGCCCGCCGGGACCGACGCGGAACGAGAGCTGGGCCTGTGCGGACGGCGCGAGGGCCGCCATCGGCATGACGACGGCGAGCGCGACGAGAAGACGGGAAACGAAGCGAGTGATCATGGGATGGTGTCTCAAGCTTGAAGGGCTTTAAGAGAGAGGAGGATCGAACTGGACGTTCAATACTTTCCAATCCGCGTAATACGGGACGAACTTCGCCGGAATCTCGAACTGGCGGCACTTGCGAATGGCCCGGACGGCCGCATCGGCGACCGCACGGTCGGTCGAGCTGCTCCCCGCCTGGAGGATCCGGGGTTCGGTGCTGAGCGATCCGTCCTGGTTCAGGCGGATGTCGAGGATGGGTGCGGTCACCTGGCCGCCCGATGCAGAGATCGGCGCGCTGTAGCAGCGCTCGATCTGCGACACCAGGATCCCGATGAGCGCATCGCGCAGGCTTGGGGAGAGCTTCGCGGAGGATCCTGTCGCGGTGCCGAGGGCGGCCGTCTTCTGCACCTCCGGCCCGGTCGCGCCGGTGGACTGGTGCTTTTCCTTGCTGTCCAGGAACTGCTTCAGGTCGCCCATGTCGAGCTTCTTGGCGAGCTGGGCTTCCTTGCGCGCCTTGGCCTCGGCCTCTTCCTTGGCCTTGGCTTCCGCGAGCTTCTTCTCGGCCTCCGCTTTCGCCTTGGCTTCGGCTTCGGCCTTCGCTTTGGCCTTCGCCTCGGCGATCTTCTTGGCCTCGGCATCCGCCTTGGCTTTCGCCTCCGCTTCGGCCTTCGCCTTGGCTTCCGCCTCGATCTTGGCCTGCTCGGCGGCCTTGGCCTTTTCGATCGCCTCGGCTTCCGCTTTTTCCTGCAGCTTCTTTTCTTCCTCGGCCTTGGCCTGGGCGGCCTTTTCCTCCTGCGAGCGCGTGGGCGGCGCGGGCGGCGGAGGCTGGGCGGCGACCGGCTCTTCCTTCTCGGCGACCTTCATCTCGGCCGGCCTCTTGGGCGGGGCCGGCGCGTCGCGCTTGTCATCGCCCGGATCCTTGAGCTCGGCCTTGTCGGCGACGCGCTCGGCGCGCGGCTTCGGCTGCGGAGCCTTGGCGTTCGTTTCGCCCTTGGTGATCTGCGAAAGCTGGTTGTCGGTGATGATCTCGACCGGGATGCCTTCCTCGGCGGGGGGGAACTCGCTCCCGACCGACAGGCCGATCAGGGCGGCGGCCAACAGCGACGCATGCGTGACGCCCGAGACCCAAAGGCCCGGCTCGGAGGTGTTGAATTTCAGCTTCAACGCCACGTGTGTTTGCCCCTTGTCCTCAATCCCGCTCAGCGCTGATCGACCTCGGTCACGAGGGCGACGCGCTTGTAGCCTGCCGTGGTCACGATCGACATCACCTGCGCGACGCGCCCGTAATCGACCTTCTTGTCCCCGCGCACGAAAATCCGCTCGTCGAAGCCCGACTTCGACACTTCCGCGAGCTTGCCGACGATGGCCTCGTCCACCAGCTCGGTCTCGCCCAGGAACACCTGACCGGTCGCCTTGATGGAGAGCGTCACGGGCGTCGCGTCGGAATTCAGCGGCGCGGCCTTGGTCTGCGGCAGGTCGAGCGGCACGCCGGCGGTCATCATGGGCGCGGCCACCATGAAGATGATGAGCAGCACCAGCATGACGTCGATGAACGGCGTCATGTTGATCTCGTTGATCGCCCCGGGAGTCCGGCCGCGCCTGCGCCGCCGTCCGCCGCCTCCCGCCGCTCCTGCCATCATGGCCATGCCCGGTCTCCCTTACGCGGCATTGGCGGGGTGATGCCCCGCATGGCCGCCGATGCGCTCGTCGATCTGGCGCGACAGGATGGCCGAGAATTCGTCGGCGAAGCCCTCCAACCGGGTCTGGAGCTTGCCGACCTCCGATTGCAGCTTGTTGTAGGCGAGCACCGCCGGAATGGCCGCGAACAGGCCGATGGCGGTGGCGAACAGCGCCTCCGCGATGCCGGGCGCCACGACGGCGAGGCTCGTGTTCTTGGAGGCCGCGATGGACGTGAAGGAATTCATGATGCCCACGACCGTGCCGAACAGGCCGATATAGGGGCCGGCAGATCCGATGGAGGCCAGCACCGTCAGGCGGGAGTTCAGTCGCTCCACCTCGCGCTGGATGGTGACGTCGAGCACCTTGTCGATGCGCTGCGGCAGGCTCTGGAACGAGCGTCCCGAGCCCTCGAAGGAGCGCTTCCATTCGCGCATGGCGGCGACGAACACGGCGGCGAGCCCCGTGGCCGGGCGGCTCTGGAGGGAGCGATAAAGCTCCTCGAGCGACTGGCCGGACCAGAATACGTCCTCGAAGCGGTCCATGGCGCGCTTGGAGCGGGAGTAAAGCAGCGTCTTGTCGATGATGATGGCCCAGCACCAGACGGAGGCCGCGAGCAGGCCCAGCATCACGAGCTTGACGATGAAATGAGCCTGCCAGAACAGGCCGAAGAAGGACAGTTCGTGGGCCACAGGGACGGCCTGGGCCACATCAGCCGGGTTCATAATCTCTCGTCCTCGCTCTTGGAGCAGTCCCGGAAGGCAATCCAGGGCGTCCCGCAACAGGTTCTAGGAAAATCTGTTCTTGTATTACCGTTCGTTCGCCCCTGAATCTGTCGAAAATAAGGGCACCGGGTCACAAGACTCGCGATCATTCCAGACCGTCACCTGTTAGGCACAGGGTAAGGTTAAGGTCTGGTTTAACTGCGGCCGCGCAGAGGCGAATACCCTGAAATAAATATGGAAATTCCGGCTGACATGCACTGGAGGCAGAGCCCCCGCGCGTCCTGACCATGGGGCAGGTTGCAGTCCTAGGAATTCGCGCTCAGCGCCGCCCGCAGCTCGTCGGGGATCCGGACCGCCCGCCCTCCCCGGACGGCCGCGACCATCACGTCGGCCCTCACGAGCACCTCGTCGCCCCGGCGCACCTCCTGGGAGAGCGTCATGGAGGCGCCGCGCATCTCCTTCGGCCGGGTCACGATGGTGAGCACGTCGTCCATGACGGCGCCGCCGAGGAAGTCGATGGCCATCTTGCGCACCACGAAGGCGAGCCCGCCCATATCCGCATGGAGGTCGGACTGCGCCACCTCGACGGCCCGCAGGAGCTCCGTGCGTCCGCGCTCCATGAAGCGCAGATAGCTCGCGTGATAGACGCGGGCGGAGAAGTCCGTGTCCTCGTAATAGACGCGGATGGGGAGAACGTGCGCGCCGTCCTGCATGAAGCCGGAGAGGTGAGAGCCGACAACGCCTTGCTGTTCGCGCCTGTCACTCATCCCCGTCCCCGTTGAACAGCCCGAACTGCGTCGAGGTCTCGCGAGACGGCTCGGGGATGCCGAGATGCTTGAAGGCGTGGGGCGTGAGGATGCGGCCGCGCGGAGTGCGCTGCACGAAGCCCTTCTGGATGAGATAGGGTTCGATGATGTCCTCGATGGCGTCGCGGGGCTCGGACAGAGCCGCCGCGATGGTCTCGATGCCGACCGGGCCGCCACCGAAGGAATTGGCGATCATGGTCAGGTACTTGCGGTCCATCAGGTCGAGGCCGATGGGGTCCACGTCCAGGAGGCGCAGGGACTTGTCGGCGAGATCGCGCGAAACGGTCTGGACGCCCTCCACGATGGCGAAGTCGCGCACGCGGCGCAGCAGGCGCCCGGCGATGCGGGGCGTGCCGCGCGAGCGGCGGGCGATCTCGTTCGCGCCCTCCTCGCTCATGCCCAATCCCAGCACGCGGGCGCCGCGCCGCACGATCAGCTCCAGCTCGTCGACGGTGTAGAACTCAAGCCGGATCGGAATGCCGAACCGGTCGCGCAGCGGCGTGGTGAGCAGGCCCGCCCGGGTGGTGGCGCCCACAAGCGTGAATTTCGGCAGCTCGATCTTCACCGAGCGCGCGGCCGGGCCTTCGCCGATGATCAGGTCGAGCTGGTAATCCTCCATGGCCGGATAGAGGATTTCCTCGACCGCCGGGTTGAGGCGGTGGATCTCGTCGATGAAGAGCACGTCGCGCTCTTCGAGATTGGTGAGTTGGGCCGCCAGATCGCCCGCCTTGGCGATCACCGGGCCGGAGGTCGAGCGGAAATTGACCCCGAGCTCGCGCGCCACGATCTGCGCCAGCGTGGTCTTGCCCAGCCCCGGCGGGCCGACGAAGAGCACGTGGTCGAGGGCGTCGCCGCGCGCCTTGGCGGCATCGATGAAGACCTGGAGATTGGCCCGCGCGGCCTTCTGGCCCGTGAAATCGTCGAGCGAGAGCGGCCGGATCGACGCATCGACATCGTCCTCGCGCTTTTCAGGGCTGAGCAGGCGGCGGGAATCGGTCAAAGAGGCTTACCTTCCAGGGACTTCATATAGGCGATGACGCTCTAATACGCCATTCTTAACAAGATCAAAACAGGAACGTTGACTGAAGCTGACCTACCGAGCCAGCTCCCTCAGCCCTAGCCTGATCAGCGTCTTCGCCTCGGCCTCGTCGCCCGCCTGCTTCATGGCGGCAGCCACGGCGGCGGACGCCTGGACCTGGGGGTAGCCGAGATTGACGAGCGCCGAGATGGCATCGGCCACCGGGGCGGGCGCGCTCTTGTCCTCCACGGCGCCGGTGAGGCGGATGAGGGCCGGGTCGACCGGGGAGAAGGCCGGGGCCTTATCCTTGAGTTCGGAGACGATGCGCTGGGCGAGCTTGGGACCGACGCCGGGGCCGCGCGCCACGGAGGCCTTGTCGCCAGTGGCGATGGCGGTGGCGAGGCTGCCGGGGTCGAGCACCGAAAGAATGCCGAGGGCCACCTTGGAACCGACGCCCTGAACCGACTGGAGCAGGCGGAACCATTCGCGCTCCGAATCCGACCGGAAGCCGAACAGACGGATCATGTCCTCGCGCACATAGGTCTCGATGGACAGGGTCGCCGCCTCGCCGGTGGACGGCAAATTCTGGAGGGTGCGGGAGGAGCAATGGACCACATAGCCGACCCCGTGCACGTCGAGGATCACGAAATCCTCGCCATAGGAATCCACCACGCCTTTGAGTTTGCCGATCACGTCAGTCTTCGCTCCTCATGGTCATCCCGGGGCTGCGGAGCAGAACCCGGGATCGTGTGCAGGATAAAACACTGTTTCTCCTGAAAAGGAAGCCTTTGGTCGCGCTTTGTTCTCACAACGGGCCGGGTCTTCGCTTACGCTGCGTCCGGGATGATGCTTCTCAGAGGCTCGCCACCAAAGCGCGGGCCTTACGGTGATGGGCGTGGGCGATGGCGATGGCGAGCGCGTCGGCGGCATCCGCCTTCTTGAACTCGGCCTTGGGCAGCAGGATCCTGACCATGGCCTGGACCTGGTCCTTCTCGGCGTGTCCCACGCCCACCACGGTCTTCTTCACCTGGTTCGCCCCGTATTCCGCCACCGGCAGGCCGTGCAGGGCCGGGACCAGCAGGGACATGGCGCGGGCCTGTCCGAGCTTCAGGGTCGCCTGGGCGTCCTTGTTGACGAAGGTTTCCTCGACGGAGACCTCGTCGGGCGTCCAGGTCCGGATCACCTCGGTCAGCCGGTCGTGGATCTGCTTGAGGCGAAGCGCCAGGTCGAGGTCGCCGTCCGACGTCACGACCCCGCAGGCCACATAGGAAAGCTTCGTCCCCTCGACCGTGATGACGCCCCAGCCCGTGTTGCGCAGGCCAGGATCCAGGCCGAGGATTCGGACGCGTTCGGTCACTTTCTTTCTCCATCGTCATGGCCGGACTTGATCCGGCCATCCACGCCATCAACGGTTAAGAAGACGTGGATGCCCGGTTCAGACCCGGGCATGACGCACAACCAATATCACTCCGCCATCTTCTGCATCAGGGCATCGGAGAGCTCGAAGTTTCCGTAGACGCTCTGCACGTCGTCGTGCTCCTCCAGCGATTCCATGAGCTTCATGAGCTTCTCGCCGGTCTCATCGTCGACCGCGACCGGGGTCTGGGGTTTCCAGACGAGCTTGGAGGCCTTGGGCTCGCCGAACTTGTCCTCGAGCGCCTTGGTCACCTCGTTGAGGGAGCCCTGGTCGCAATAAATCTCGTGGCCGTTCTCGGAAGAGACCACGTCGTCGGCGCCGGCATCGATGGCGGCTTCCAGCATGGCATCGGCATCCGCCACGTCGGGACCGAACTCGATATAGCCGACCCGGTCGAACATGAAGGAGACGGCGCCGGTTTCGGCCAGGTTGCCGCCGCTCTTGGTGAAGTAGGAGCGGATGTCGGAGGCGGTGCGGTTGCGGTTGTCGGTCATCGCCTCGACGATGATGGCGGCGCCGCCGGGACCGTAGCCCTCATAGCGGATCTCGTCGTAGTTCTCCGCGTCGCCGCCGGAGGCCTTGTTGATGGCGCGCTGGATGTTGTCCTTGGGCATGTTCTCGGCGCGGGCGGCGAGGATCGCGGCGCGCAGGCGCGGGTTCATGTTGGGGTCGGGCATGCCCATCTTGGCCGCCACGGTGATTTCGCGGGCGAGCTTGGAAAACACCTTGGAGCGCACCGCATCGACCTTGCCCTTGCGGTGCATGATATTCTTGAATTGTGAATGCCCGGCCATCGGGATCTCCGGATAGTTGGGCCGAAGGCGGCTTATGGACAAGCGCCCGTCAGGCCTGAAAAGTTGACGATGGCAGGCTTATAAGGCGGCGAAGGGCCTGAGGCAAAGGCCCTCTCGACAGGTTCCTGAAAAACGAGAGCATCGTGCGGAAAAGTGGATCCGGTTTTCCGCTCGAAACGATGCTCTCATTCAAAAAGAAGGCATCGGATTGGATCCCAAAAGTGGAATCCACTTTTGGGTCCGATGCTTTAGAACCCGAGCCAGGACGGCAGGTTGTGGATGGTCGCCAGGATCAGGTGATAGGAGGCGCCCAGCACCGTGGCCGTATAGGCGAGCCCGGCTAGGCCGATCAGGTACCCGACGATCAGGAGATAGCCGTCCTCCTCCATGATGGCGATGGACGCGATGACGAGCGCGATGGAGGGCGGAAAATTGGTTCCAGGGAACGGGATCAGCACCGATACGGCCACCAGGAACGCGAAGAACCCGGCCACCCGATCCCCGAACGGTCCGAAGAGCGGGAGCAGGCGAGGCTTGCAGTAGCTCTCGAGCTTCTGGAGCTTCGGCTCCGCGATGTCGATGAGGCGCTTGAACTTCGCCGTGGAGACGCTGCGCCGCAGGATGAAGCCCGGCAGCCAGGGTCTCGTATGGCCCAGCATCATCTGAATGCCGAAGATCAGTACCGGCGTGCCGACGATGCCGGCAATGCCGGGCGGGGCCGGCACGCAATTCGGCAGGGAAAACAGGATCAGCACGAAGCCGAAGGCGCGCTCGCCGAAGGCCTCGATGATCTCTCGAATGGAGATCGTCTCGCCCTTGGCCTCGTCGATCACGGCGCGCAGAACCGCGGAGGCGCTCTGGTGCTCGTGGGCGCGATGGAGCTCGCTTTCCTCATGGTAAGGGGGTCGTTTGGCGCTGGCCGGCTCGATCTTGGCGTCCACCTTGTCCTCCGTAGCGCCAAGATGGGGGCGGTGTTGCACGAGGTAAAGGGCGGCTCTCTAATCCCAGAACCGCGGCCAAGTCTCTTCCAGGTTCGGCCCGAGCCGCACGGCGGCCACGCGCGAGGCCAGGCCGGTGCGATCGTCCGTCTCGACCGCGATGCCGGACAGGGTGCCCTCGTTCAGGCCCGGCTCCAGGCGGGCGCCCGGCGTCTTCTGGATGAAGCGGCGGATCGCTTCCTCCTTCTGCATGCCGAGGACGGAATCGTAATCGCCGCACATGCCCGCGTCGGACATATAGGCGGTGCCGCCCTTCAGCACCCGGTGATCGGCGGTGGGCACATGGGTGTGGGTGCCGACGACGAGGCTCGCCCGCCCGTCGAGGTAGTGGCCCATGGCCTCCTTCTCGCTCGTCGCCTCCGCGTGGAAGTCGACGATCACCGCATCGGCCACCTGACCTAGGGGGCAGGTTTCCAGCTCCCGGTCGACCGCCGCGAAGGGATCGTCGAGGGCGTCCATGTAGAGACGGCCCATCGCCTGGACCACGAGGACACGAGCGCCTGAGCGCGTGTCGATGAGGTTGGCGCCACGTCCCGGCGTTCCGGCCGGGTAGTTCGCCGGGCGGATGAGCCGAGGCTGGCGCTCGATGAACACGAGCGTCTCGCGCTGGTCCCAGGAATGGTTGCCGAGCGTGATGGCATCGGCGCCGGCGGCCAGGATCTCGTCGCAGATTGTCTCCGTGATGCCGAAGCCCCCGGCGGAGTTCTCGCCGTTGATGACCACGCAGTCGAGCCGCCAGCGGTCGCGTAAGGACGGCAGCCGCTCGATCACCGCGTTGCGGCCGGGCCGCCCGACGATGTCCCCGAGGAAAAGAAGACGCATGATGAATCCTTGACTAGGACACGGTCCGAATGAGTTCGGCTTCGGTGATGATAACGTCGAGGAGCCTGTCATGGGGTTCGACCGGCACTTCGTCGATCTCCTGAACCGCATAAGCCAGACCGATGGTCAAGACCGGATGCTGCGCTTCG is a window of Microvirga lotononidis DNA encoding:
- the pal gene encoding peptidoglycan-associated lipoprotein Pal; the protein is MMTLRAVKFAAAIVLALGAAACSSNKDGMADGAGGFGAGGAATPGSAQDFVVNVGDRVFFETDSTDLTPTAVATLDKQAQWLQRYPQYTFILEGHADERGTREYNYSLSARRAQVVRDYLISRGIPGNRFRTVSYGKERPVAVCNDISCWSQNRRAVTVLGGGAGA
- a CDS encoding phospholipase D-like domain-containing protein, yielding MNIVTTQPGSHAHPYRKALDDLRLERAFSRIADSDLRQGNAIALLRDSRENYPAWLKAIRSAKEVVHFENFIIADDDTGREFAEALMERARAGVRVRVLYDWLGSSFRALPHYWRRLREAGVEARVFNPPRLTDPFWIRRNHRKLITVDGRIAFVSGLCISDNWVGKNGAEPWRDTGLSLEGPVVADLDATFAESWVLAGMKAIPKSELPHADLIPQAGSVAARVISGEPGMFRTYRVDQFIAATAQRNLWLTDAYFVATTSYVQALGEAARDGVDVRLLVPGSSDVPALQPVVRAGYRSLIEAGIRVFEWNGSMLHAKTAVVDGRWARVGSTNLNIASWATNWELDVVVEDAHFAEAMEAMYLADLANATEIVPGWQSRRRQARNMRSRRGHRFKKGGVRRLAAGALALSSTVGKAVGSRSLTATEASSVAIIGGALLALAILVTAFPVLIVSPIVIGLIWLGLALLIRALRLKRRVRLRRRKLALRRRLTKIRESETSPGE
- a CDS encoding HdeD family acid-resistance protein, which codes for MATGTTGPFDTLDRTHAMSRILAQNWWALALRGVFAIIFALIAFFMPGATLLSLVWVFAAYMLVDGVFGIIAAVRAASNNQRWGLLILEGILDILVGVIAFMMPGLTVVFFVTLMAVWSLITGVLMIVAAFKLNPAYGRGWMIFSGIVSVLFGVSLLVAPLVGAVVLTWWLGAYALVFGISLLMLAFKLKGYRDEPGGATPLRA
- the tolB gene encoding Tol-Pal system beta propeller repeat protein TolB; protein product: MITRFVSRLLVALAVVMPMAALAPSAQAQLSFRVGPGGQFQPMPIAVADFSGEGDLGQRVSGIITSNLQRSGYFAPLDKSRFPERPSFDAAPRFDAWRMAGAQALVTGRVSRDPAGRLRAEFRLWDIESGQQLTGQQYVTDANFWRRVGHIISDAVYTKVTGFGGFFDTRIVFVDESGPKENRRKRLAIMDQDGANVRYLTQGDTSVVTPRYSPATQDITYSAQAEGQQPRVQVINLETGTRQVLGNFPDMASSPRFAPDGQRIVMSLQQGGNANIFMMDLGSRNTTRLTSTAAIDTSPSFSPDGSQIVFESDRGGKQQIYAMNADGSNQRRISFGDGSYSQPAWSPRGDYIAFTKQRAGGFAIGIMKPDGSGERILTEGFHNESPTWAPNGQYILFFRDPGGQAGGKLYMVDITGRVEQPVPTPSFASDPTWSPLLSESRQSN
- the tolA gene encoding cell envelope integrity protein TolA, giving the protein MALKLKFNTSEPGLWVSGVTHASLLAAALIGLSVGSEFPPAEEGIPVEIITDNQLSQITKGETNAKAPQPKPRAERVADKAELKDPGDDKRDAPAPPKRPAEMKVAEKEEPVAAQPPPPAPPTRSQEEKAAQAKAEEEKKLQEKAEAEAIEKAKAAEQAKIEAEAKAKAEAEAKAKADAEAKKIAEAKAKAKAEAEAKAKAEAEKKLAEAKAKEEAEAKARKEAQLAKKLDMGDLKQFLDSKEKHQSTGATGPEVQKTAALGTATGSSAKLSPSLRDALIGILVSQIERCYSAPISASGGQVTAPILDIRLNQDGSLSTEPRILQAGSSSTDRAVADAAVRAIRKCRQFEIPAKFVPYYADWKVLNVQFDPPLS
- a CDS encoding ExbD/TolR family protein; this translates as MAMMAGAAGGGGRRRRRGRTPGAINEINMTPFIDVMLVLLIIFMVAAPMMTAGVPLDLPQTKAAPLNSDATPVTLSIKATGQVFLGETELVDEAIVGKLAEVSKSGFDERIFVRGDKKVDYGRVAQVMSIVTTAGYKRVALVTEVDQR
- the tolQ gene encoding protein TolQ: MNPADVAQAVPVAHELSFFGLFWQAHFIVKLVMLGLLAASVWCWAIIIDKTLLYSRSKRAMDRFEDVFWSGQSLEELYRSLQSRPATGLAAVFVAAMREWKRSFEGSGRSFQSLPQRIDKVLDVTIQREVERLNSRLTVLASIGSAGPYIGLFGTVVGIMNSFTSIAASKNTSLAVVAPGIAEALFATAIGLFAAIPAVLAYNKLQSEVGKLQTRLEGFADEFSAILSRQIDERIGGHAGHHPANAA
- the ybgC gene encoding tol-pal system-associated acyl-CoA thioesterase; this translates as MQDGAHVLPIRVYYEDTDFSARVYHASYLRFMERGRTELLRAVEVAQSDLHADMGGLAFVVRKMAIDFLGGAVMDDVLTIVTRPKEMRGASMTLSQEVRRGDEVLVRADVMVAAVRGGRAVRIPDELRAALSANS
- the ruvB gene encoding Holliday junction branch migration DNA helicase RuvB; translation: MTDSRRLLSPEKREDDVDASIRPLSLDDFTGQKAARANLQVFIDAAKARGDALDHVLFVGPPGLGKTTLAQIVARELGVNFRSTSGPVIAKAGDLAAQLTNLEERDVLFIDEIHRLNPAVEEILYPAMEDYQLDLIIGEGPAARSVKIELPKFTLVGATTRAGLLTTPLRDRFGIPIRLEFYTVDELELIVRRGARVLGLGMSEEGANEIARRSRGTPRIAGRLLRRVRDFAIVEGVQTVSRDLADKSLRLLDVDPIGLDLMDRKYLTMIANSFGGGPVGIETIAAALSEPRDAIEDIIEPYLIQKGFVQRTPRGRILTPHAFKHLGIPEPSRETSTQFGLFNGDGDE